A region from the Pseudonocardia petroleophila genome encodes:
- a CDS encoding ABC transporter permease — protein MTDPQAIATASPTPLSQAGAPGETTTTDKPRSLTSDAWHDLRRRPLFIVSAVLITVLLVIAAFPQLFTSVDPGVGDLSRSRQGPSSDAIFGYDALGRDVYARAIYGARVSIVVGVLATVLTVLIGGVLGLVSGFAGGRVDSVVSRFADIFFGLPFVLGAIVILSTFRDAVGNNPIGISAIVIGTMAALGWPVVMRIMRSAAISARNQDYVRAARGLGAGPLRIIVKHMLPNCVAPVLVYATISLGAFIGAEATLSYLGIGLRDPVVSWGVMISEAQTSLRVAPTLLVFPGAFLIITVLAFVMLGDAVRSAFDPKGR, from the coding sequence TTGACTGACCCCCAGGCCATCGCCACCGCGAGCCCCACCCCGCTCAGCCAGGCCGGCGCCCCCGGCGAGACCACCACCACCGACAAGCCGCGCAGCCTCACCTCCGACGCCTGGCACGACCTGCGTCGGCGGCCGCTGTTCATCGTCTCGGCGGTGCTGATCACGGTCCTGCTGGTCATCGCGGCGTTCCCGCAGCTGTTCACCTCGGTCGACCCGGGGGTGGGCGACCTGTCCCGCTCCCGCCAGGGCCCGTCGTCGGACGCGATCTTCGGCTACGACGCGCTGGGCCGCGACGTGTACGCCCGGGCGATCTACGGCGCGCGCGTCTCGATCGTCGTCGGGGTGCTCGCCACCGTGCTGACGGTCCTGATCGGCGGCGTGCTCGGGCTGGTGTCCGGGTTCGCGGGCGGCCGGGTCGACTCGGTCGTGTCCCGCTTCGCCGACATCTTCTTCGGCCTGCCATTCGTGCTCGGCGCGATCGTCATCCTCTCCACGTTCCGCGACGCCGTCGGCAACAACCCGATCGGGATCTCGGCGATCGTCATCGGCACGATGGCCGCGCTCGGCTGGCCGGTCGTCATGCGGATCATGCGGTCGGCCGCGATCTCCGCACGCAACCAGGACTACGTCCGCGCCGCACGCGGGCTGGGTGCGGGGCCGCTGCGGATCATCGTCAAGCACATGCTCCCCAACTGCGTCGCGCCCGTGCTGGTCTACGCCACGATCTCGCTCGGCGCGTTCATCGGGGCCGAGGCCACGCTGTCCTACCTCGGCATCGGGCTGCGCGACCCCGTCGTGTCCTGGGGCGTGATGATCAGCGAGGCCCAGACGTCGCTGCGCGTCGCCCCCACCCTCCTGGTGTTCCCCGGCGCCTTCCTCATCATCACCGTGCTCGCCTTCGTGATGCTCGGCGACGCCGTGCGCAGCGCGTTCGACCCGAAGGGCCGCTGA
- a CDS encoding ABC transporter ATP-binding protein: protein MDLTKNENDGPLLEVDGLHVEFHTRDGVARVLNGVSYSVAAGETLAVLGESGSGKSVTANTVMGILPMPPGRITAGSIRYRGEELLTAEDERRRELRGENIAMIFQDALSALNPVYTVGFQIGEQLRTRRGMSKKDAEKRSIELLDQVGIPGATQRVRNYPHEFSGGMRQRAMIAMSLALDPDVLIADEPTTALDVTVQAQIMDLLKDIQTERHMGLILITHDLGVVAEVADRIAVMYAGRIVENADVHALYANPGHPYTRALLESIPRLDSKGTELRAIKGLPPNLTNIPSGCPFHPRCPMAVDRCRDVVPPLAELPGGRSSACLFAEELVSA, encoded by the coding sequence GTGGACCTGACCAAGAACGAGAACGACGGCCCCCTGCTCGAGGTCGACGGCCTGCACGTCGAGTTCCACACCCGCGACGGCGTCGCGCGCGTGCTCAACGGCGTCAGCTACTCGGTGGCGGCGGGCGAGACACTGGCCGTGCTGGGCGAGTCCGGCTCGGGCAAGTCCGTCACCGCCAACACCGTCATGGGCATCCTCCCGATGCCGCCCGGGCGGATCACCGCGGGCTCGATCCGCTACCGCGGCGAGGAGCTCCTCACCGCGGAGGACGAGCGCCGCCGCGAGCTGCGCGGCGAGAACATCGCGATGATCTTCCAGGACGCGCTGTCGGCGCTGAACCCCGTCTACACCGTGGGGTTCCAGATCGGCGAGCAGCTGCGCACCCGGCGCGGGATGAGCAAGAAGGACGCGGAGAAGCGCTCGATCGAGCTGCTCGACCAGGTCGGCATCCCGGGGGCGACGCAGCGGGTGCGCAACTACCCGCACGAGTTCTCCGGCGGCATGCGGCAGCGCGCGATGATCGCCATGTCGCTCGCGCTCGACCCCGACGTGCTCATCGCCGACGAGCCCACCACCGCCCTCGACGTCACCGTGCAGGCCCAGATCATGGACCTGCTCAAGGACATCCAGACCGAGCGGCACATGGGCCTGATCCTCATCACGCACGACCTGGGCGTCGTCGCGGAGGTCGCCGACCGGATCGCGGTGATGTACGCGGGCCGGATCGTCGAGAACGCCGACGTGCACGCCCTCTACGCCAACCCGGGCCACCCGTACACGCGGGCGCTGCTGGAGTCGATCCCGCGGCTGGACAGCAAGGGCACCGAGCTGCGGGCCATCAAGGGCCTGCCGCCGAACCTGACGAACATCCCGTCGGGCTGCCCGTTCCACCCCCGCTGCCCCATGGCCGTCGACCGCTGCCGCGACGTCGTGCCGCCGCTGGCGGAGCTGCCGGGCGGCCGCTCGTCGGCCTGCCTGTTCGCCGAGGAGCTGGTGAGCGCATGA
- a CDS encoding ABC transporter ATP-binding protein has translation MSSLQKNEPILEVEDLVKHFPVRVGIAIKRTVGHVRAVDGVSFTLNKGETLGVVGESGCGKSTLAQVLMRLEPPTGGSVRFHGEDIFAKRGRDLKALRRQIQIVLQDPYTSLNPRMTVGDIVGEPFEIHPEVAPKGERRKKVQELLDVVGLNPDFINRYPHQFSGGQRQRIGIARALALRPEVIICDEPVSALDVSIQAQVMNLLGDLQREFGLSYIFIAHDLSVVRHLSDRVAVMYLGKVVEIGTEDEIYTRPSHPYTQALLSAVPVPDPSVRVGRKRIRLTGDVPSPVNPPSGCRFRTRCWKATDLCAEEEPALEVRSGGHASACHHAEEQYLLPT, from the coding sequence ATGAGCTCCCTGCAGAAGAACGAGCCGATCCTCGAGGTCGAGGACCTCGTCAAGCACTTCCCCGTCCGCGTCGGCATCGCGATCAAGCGCACCGTCGGGCACGTCCGGGCCGTCGACGGGGTGTCGTTCACGCTCAACAAGGGCGAGACGCTCGGCGTCGTCGGCGAGTCCGGCTGCGGCAAGTCGACGCTCGCGCAGGTGCTCATGCGCCTGGAACCGCCCACCGGCGGGTCCGTGCGGTTCCACGGCGAGGACATCTTCGCCAAGCGCGGCCGGGACCTGAAGGCGCTGCGGCGGCAGATCCAGATCGTGCTGCAGGACCCGTACACCTCGCTCAACCCGCGCATGACGGTCGGCGACATCGTCGGGGAGCCCTTCGAGATCCACCCCGAGGTCGCGCCCAAGGGCGAGCGCCGCAAGAAGGTGCAGGAGCTGCTCGACGTCGTCGGCCTCAACCCCGACTTCATCAACCGGTACCCGCACCAGTTCTCCGGCGGGCAGCGCCAGCGCATCGGCATCGCCCGCGCGCTGGCCCTGCGCCCCGAGGTGATCATCTGCGACGAGCCGGTGTCGGCGCTCGACGTCTCCATCCAGGCGCAGGTGATGAACCTGCTCGGCGACCTGCAGCGCGAGTTCGGGCTGTCCTACATCTTCATCGCCCACGACCTGTCGGTGGTGCGGCACCTGTCCGACCGCGTCGCCGTCATGTACCTGGGCAAGGTCGTGGAGATCGGCACCGAGGACGAGATCTACACGCGGCCCTCGCACCCGTACACGCAGGCGCTGCTCTCCGCGGTGCCGGTGCCCGACCCGTCGGTCCGGGTGGGGCGCAAGCGGATCCGGCTCACCGGCGACGTCCCCAGCCCGGTGAACCCCCCGTCGGGGTGCCGGTTCCGGACGCGCTGCTGGAAGGCGACGGACCTGTGCGCCGAGGAGGAACCGGCCCTCGAGGTGCGCAGCGGCGGACACGCCAGCGCGTGCCACCACGCCGAGGAGCAGTACCTCCTGCCCACCTGA
- a CDS encoding GNAT family N-acetyltransferase codes for MTPPVAPLAPDPELLRVQREAYLVEAALLGTDAIPALHDTLDSLATAGLAWYGCRDASGLLGAVATTSADGVVDIDRLVVAPRAFRRGVGTALVAHVLDLAPGAVTVSTGRENYPARILYERAGFRVTDEAEVEPGLWVTRYRRP; via the coding sequence ATGACGCCTCCCGTCGCACCCCTGGCTCCCGACCCGGAGCTGCTGCGGGTGCAGCGGGAGGCGTACCTCGTCGAGGCCGCGCTGCTCGGCACCGACGCCATCCCGGCCCTGCACGACACCCTCGACTCGCTCGCGACCGCGGGCCTGGCCTGGTACGGCTGTCGCGACGCGAGCGGGCTGCTGGGGGCCGTCGCCACCACGTCCGCGGACGGGGTCGTCGACATCGACCGGCTCGTCGTGGCCCCGCGCGCGTTCCGCCGGGGCGTGGGGACGGCGCTGGTGGCCCACGTCCTCGACCTCGCCCCGGGTGCGGTCACGGTGTCGACCGGCCGGGAGAACTACCCCGCCCGGATCCTCTACGAGCGGGCCGGATTCCGGGTGACCGACGAGGCCGAGGTCGAGCCCGGGCTGTGGGTGACGCGCTACCGCCGCCCCTGA
- a CDS encoding ABC transporter family substrate-binding protein → MRALVLALLTVLLAACTQVPLAEPPPAAPEPTAQPEPSEIVVGVEDLGAGFNPHLLAHSSPLTTAVAALVLPSVFRPGADGVPQLDRTIATSAEVVSTDPFTVSYELNLEASWSTNTPIAAEDFVYLWEQMRADPGVADAAGYRMITDVRSRAGGKAVDVVFDAPYPAWQGLFSDLLPAHLLKDAPGSWIGATTGGLPASGGPFRIATVDPGRGEVVLARNDTYWDTPAVLDTLVLRRLDDAAMATGLAAGDVDVALAEADPAIRTALGGLSPVPRTQLAPLPTVTQLGLRSADGPLRDARARQGLAALLDREAIRLSVAPEALPADAFGLAPSEPGYAASAPEGAPARPDPIAAEQLLRSAGWTRDASGNWAADGGPVSLVIGSAAERTEDGRVARLVAAQLTAAGIDATAVESPAAQLFVQGSAPAGEITTTTAPTTTPPSSTPPATTAAAPTTAPPPDGGVAVDVIVGPRTVGAAPGTELASDYGCALPSAVVPEPPSTPTGFCFPALQLLLESLAAGSGEDDPTRFATAERVLWVQLPALPLFQPVSLVVSSPAADAATGIAPGPLTEGPLAGAARWGEPAR, encoded by the coding sequence ATGCGCGCGCTGGTCCTGGCCCTGCTGACGGTCCTGCTGGCCGCCTGCACCCAGGTGCCGCTGGCCGAGCCGCCACCGGCCGCGCCGGAGCCCACCGCGCAGCCCGAACCGTCCGAGATCGTGGTCGGCGTCGAGGACCTGGGCGCGGGGTTCAACCCGCACCTGCTGGCGCACTCCTCGCCGCTCACCACGGCGGTGGCGGCGCTCGTGCTGCCGTCGGTGTTCCGGCCCGGCGCCGACGGCGTCCCGCAGCTCGACCGCACGATCGCCACCAGCGCCGAGGTCGTCTCCACCGATCCCTTCACGGTGAGCTACGAGCTCAACCTGGAGGCCTCCTGGTCGACGAACACGCCGATCGCGGCGGAGGACTTCGTCTACCTCTGGGAGCAGATGCGGGCCGACCCCGGCGTCGCCGACGCCGCGGGCTACCGGATGATCACCGACGTCCGGTCCCGGGCGGGCGGCAAGGCCGTCGACGTCGTGTTCGACGCGCCGTACCCGGCCTGGCAGGGGCTGTTCTCCGACCTGCTGCCCGCCCACCTGCTCAAGGACGCCCCCGGCTCCTGGATCGGGGCCACGACGGGCGGCCTGCCGGCGTCGGGCGGCCCGTTCCGGATCGCGACGGTCGACCCGGGCCGCGGCGAGGTCGTGCTCGCCCGCAACGACACCTACTGGGACACCCCGGCCGTCCTCGACACCCTCGTGCTGCGCCGCCTCGACGACGCCGCGATGGCCACCGGGCTCGCCGCCGGGGACGTCGACGTGGCGCTGGCCGAGGCCGACCCGGCGATCCGCACCGCGCTGGGCGGTCTGAGCCCGGTGCCGCGCACGCAGCTCGCCCCGCTGCCGACCGTCACCCAGCTCGGCCTGCGCTCCGCCGACGGCCCGCTGCGCGACGCGCGGGCCCGCCAGGGGCTCGCCGCGCTGCTCGACCGCGAGGCGATCCGGCTCTCCGTCGCCCCGGAGGCCCTCCCCGCCGACGCGTTCGGGCTCGCCCCCTCCGAGCCGGGGTACGCGGCCAGCGCCCCGGAGGGGGCCCCGGCCCGACCCGACCCGATCGCCGCCGAGCAGCTCCTGAGGTCCGCCGGCTGGACCCGGGACGCGTCCGGGAACTGGGCCGCCGACGGCGGGCCGGTCTCGCTGGTGATCGGCTCGGCCGCGGAGCGGACGGAGGACGGCCGCGTCGCGCGGCTCGTCGCCGCCCAGCTCACCGCGGCCGGGATCGACGCCACCGCGGTCGAGTCGCCCGCGGCCCAGCTGTTCGTGCAGGGCAGCGCACCCGCCGGCGAGATCACCACGACGACGGCGCCCACCACCACCCCGCCGTCGTCGACTCCCCCCGCCACCACCGCCGCCGCACCCACGACGGCCCCGCCGCCCGACGGAGGGGTGGCGGTCGACGTCATCGTCGGCCCGCGCACCGTCGGGGCGGCGCCCGGCACCGAGCTCGCCTCCGACTACGGCTGCGCGCTGCCCAGCGCGGTGGTCCCCGAGCCGCCGTCGACGCCCACCGGGTTCTGCTTCCCGGCCCTGCAGCTGCTCCTGGAGTCGCTCGCGGCGGGCAGCGGGGAGGACGACCCGACCCGCTTCGCCACGGCGGAGCGGGTCCTGTGGGTGCAGCTGCCCGCCCTCCCGCTGTTCCAGCCGGTGAGCCTGGTGGTCAGCAGCCCGGCCGCCGACGCCGCGACGGGGATCGCGCCGGGCCCGCTCACCGAGGGCCCGCTCGCCGGGGCCGCCCGGTGGGGAGAGCCGGCCCGCTAG
- the typA gene encoding translational GTPase TypA — MSTATSDAPARPGAIRGDGRLRNVAIVAHVDHGKTTLVDAMLRASGAFGERAAVVDRVMDSGDLEREKGITILAKHTAIDWQGMTLNVVDTPGHADFGGEVERGLSMVDGVVLLVDASEGPLPQTRFVLRKTLIAGLPVVLVVNKTDRPDARCEEVVDESLELLLELADELELDETMTSRLLDLPVVYASGRAGRASRNRPADGDLPDEPGLESLFDVISETVPPPADDADAPLQAHVTNLDASSFLGRIALCRVRAGVIRRGQQVAWMQDGGKVNRVKITELLRTEALTRVPTDAAYAGDLVAVAGIPDVTIGDTLADPETPVALPRIHVDEPAISVTIGINTSPLVGRDPHPGTKLTARQVKGRLDSELIGNVSLRVLPTERPDAWEVQGRGELALAILVETMRREGFEMTVGKPEVVTQMIDGKLHEPFEQLSADVPTEHLGAVTQLLAGRKGEMSQMVHGESRVRLDYRVPSRGLIGFRTEFLTITRGAGIVSHVFDGYGPWVGEINNRLRGSLIADRTGPVTGYAVEQLADRGVLFIGPGTQVYAGMVIGEYTRAEDLEVNIVREKKLTNMRKSTSDELVKLTPPTVLNLEQSLEFCANDECVEVTPESVRIRKVELDSHLRGRQRSRAKAAAG, encoded by the coding sequence GTGAGCACAGCAACCTCCGATGCCCCCGCACGCCCCGGCGCGATCCGCGGGGACGGGCGGCTGCGCAACGTCGCCATCGTCGCGCACGTCGACCACGGCAAGACCACCCTCGTCGACGCGATGCTGCGCGCCTCGGGTGCGTTCGGCGAGCGGGCCGCCGTCGTCGACCGGGTCATGGACTCCGGCGACCTCGAGCGCGAGAAGGGCATCACGATCCTCGCCAAGCACACGGCGATCGACTGGCAGGGGATGACGCTCAACGTCGTCGACACCCCGGGCCACGCCGACTTCGGCGGTGAGGTCGAGCGCGGCCTGTCGATGGTCGACGGTGTGGTGCTGCTCGTGGACGCCTCCGAGGGCCCGCTGCCGCAGACGCGCTTCGTCCTCCGCAAGACCCTGATCGCCGGGCTGCCCGTGGTGCTGGTCGTCAACAAGACCGACCGCCCCGACGCCCGCTGCGAGGAGGTCGTCGACGAGAGCCTCGAGCTGCTCCTGGAGCTGGCCGACGAGCTCGAGCTCGACGAGACCATGACCTCCCGGCTGCTCGACCTCCCCGTCGTCTACGCGAGCGGGCGCGCCGGCCGGGCGAGCCGCAACCGCCCCGCCGACGGCGACCTCCCGGACGAGCCGGGTCTGGAGAGCCTGTTCGACGTCATCTCCGAGACCGTGCCGCCGCCTGCCGACGACGCCGACGCGCCGCTGCAGGCCCACGTCACCAACCTCGACGCGTCGAGCTTCCTCGGCCGCATCGCGCTGTGCCGGGTCCGCGCGGGCGTCATCCGCCGCGGCCAGCAGGTCGCGTGGATGCAGGACGGTGGCAAGGTCAACCGCGTCAAGATCACCGAGCTGCTGCGCACCGAGGCGCTGACCCGCGTGCCCACCGACGCCGCGTACGCGGGAGACCTCGTCGCCGTCGCGGGCATCCCGGACGTCACGATCGGCGACACGCTCGCCGACCCGGAGACCCCGGTCGCGCTGCCCCGCATCCACGTCGACGAGCCCGCGATCTCGGTGACGATCGGGATCAACACGAGCCCGCTCGTCGGCCGCGACCCGCACCCGGGCACCAAGCTCACCGCCCGCCAGGTGAAGGGCCGGCTCGACTCCGAGCTGATCGGCAACGTGTCGCTGCGCGTGCTGCCCACCGAGCGCCCCGACGCGTGGGAGGTGCAGGGCCGCGGTGAGCTGGCGCTGGCCATCCTCGTCGAGACGATGCGCCGCGAGGGCTTCGAGATGACCGTCGGCAAGCCCGAGGTCGTCACCCAGATGATCGACGGCAAGCTGCACGAGCCGTTCGAGCAGCTCTCCGCCGACGTCCCCACCGAGCACCTCGGCGCCGTCACGCAGCTCCTCGCGGGCCGCAAGGGCGAGATGAGCCAGATGGTGCACGGCGAGAGCCGCGTGCGCCTGGACTACCGGGTGCCGTCGCGGGGCCTGATCGGCTTCCGCACCGAGTTCCTGACGATCACGCGCGGCGCGGGCATCGTCAGCCACGTCTTCGACGGCTACGGCCCGTGGGTCGGTGAGATCAACAACCGCCTCCGCGGCTCGCTGATCGCCGACCGCACCGGCCCCGTCACCGGCTACGCGGTGGAGCAGCTGGCCGACCGCGGCGTGCTGTTCATCGGCCCGGGCACGCAGGTGTACGCGGGCATGGTCATCGGCGAGTACACGCGCGCCGAGGACCTCGAGGTCAACATCGTCCGCGAGAAGAAGCTGACGAACATGCGGAAGTCGACGAGCGACGAGCTGGTCAAGCTCACCCCGCCGACCGTGCTGAACCTGGAGCAGAGCCTGGAGTTCTGCGCCAACGACGAGTGCGTCGAGGTGACGCCGGAGTCGGTGCGGATCCGCAAGGTCGAGCTCGACTCGCACCTGCGCGGGCGGCAGCGCTCGCGGGCCAAGGCGGCGGCCGGCTGA
- a CDS encoding type IV toxin-antitoxin system AbiEi family antitoxin domain-containing protein, with translation MSIDSLLERQGGVLSRDQALRAGLSRGAIDHLVRRRRWRPLHPHVYLAAGHRLDDEVAVRGAVLWAGAGAVLSGPAAAWWHGMADRAPTAVRVTVPRHRDPRGRSTVDVRRRALDPVDVVQVRGIAVTARPLTVVEASVDLGGRFLDRALQRSVRFPEVYAAHCRNLGAPGSARAGQLLIAAADRSASEAERLLVRMLRSSGARGWRCGFPAAGLLVDIAFPAAMVAVEIDGWARHADAVRARADARRQDVLVRAGWTILRYTWHDLVERPGAVLAEIGSEVRRARRAR, from the coding sequence ATGTCCATCGACTCACTGCTGGAGCGGCAGGGCGGGGTCCTCTCCCGCGACCAGGCGCTGCGCGCGGGGCTCTCGCGCGGCGCGATCGACCACCTCGTCCGTCGCCGCCGCTGGAGGCCGCTGCACCCGCACGTCTACCTGGCGGCCGGGCACCGGCTCGACGACGAGGTCGCCGTCCGCGGTGCCGTCCTGTGGGCCGGTGCCGGTGCGGTGCTCTCCGGCCCGGCCGCCGCGTGGTGGCACGGCATGGCCGACCGGGCGCCGACCGCGGTCCGGGTGACGGTGCCGCGGCACCGCGACCCGCGCGGCCGCTCCACCGTCGACGTTCGGCGGCGCGCACTGGACCCGGTCGACGTCGTGCAGGTCCGCGGGATCGCGGTGACCGCGCGCCCGCTCACGGTGGTGGAGGCGTCGGTCGACCTCGGCGGGCGCTTCCTGGACCGGGCCCTGCAGCGGTCGGTGCGCTTCCCGGAGGTGTACGCGGCGCACTGCCGCAACCTCGGCGCGCCGGGATCGGCACGGGCCGGGCAGCTGCTGATCGCGGCCGCGGACCGCTCGGCGTCGGAGGCGGAGCGGCTGCTGGTCCGGATGCTGCGCTCGTCGGGTGCCCGCGGCTGGCGGTGCGGGTTCCCGGCCGCGGGCCTCCTGGTCGACATCGCGTTCCCGGCGGCGATGGTCGCCGTCGAGATCGACGGGTGGGCCCGGCACGCCGACGCGGTCCGGGCCCGGGCGGACGCGCGGCGGCAGGACGTCCTGGTCCGGGCGGGCTGGACGATCCTGCGCTACACCTGGCACGACCTCGTGGAGCGGCCCGGGGCGGTGCTCGCGGAGATCGGGTCGGAGGTCCGACGGGCCCGCCGAGCCCGATGA
- a CDS encoding (deoxy)nucleoside triphosphate pyrophosphohydrolase, which produces MPVLRATTVIAAPSRTVAGVLRDADVLRRCGLGVEGAGRWLAAGDEVQVPGTGVPLRVGSVSPDGVRLGGPGCELVAGLVAVDGGTRMVDEVHLRGPVPGPFRRLLATRATVLAEAARALAGAQVVVATALVRDAAVLAARRTRPPELAGLWELPGGRVEAGESEADAVVRECREELGTDVVVDARLGTDLRIDAGVLRVHAAHLADGAPGPRALEHSGLRWVTAAEVPGVDWVPADRAVVADLVDLLRP; this is translated from the coding sequence GTGCCGGTGCTGCGTGCGACGACCGTGATCGCCGCGCCGTCCCGGACCGTCGCGGGGGTGCTGCGCGACGCCGACGTGCTGCGGCGGTGCGGGTTGGGGGTCGAGGGGGCGGGGCGGTGGCTCGCGGCGGGCGACGAGGTGCAGGTGCCCGGGACGGGCGTGCCGCTGCGGGTCGGGTCCGTGTCGCCGGACGGGGTGCGGCTCGGCGGACCCGGGTGCGAGCTGGTCGCCGGCCTGGTCGCGGTCGACGGCGGGACCCGGATGGTCGACGAGGTGCACCTGCGCGGGCCGGTCCCTGGCCCGTTCCGGCGGCTGCTCGCCACCCGCGCCACCGTGCTGGCCGAGGCGGCGCGGGCGCTCGCGGGTGCGCAGGTCGTCGTCGCCACGGCTCTGGTCCGGGACGCCGCGGTGCTGGCCGCGCGGCGCACCCGCCCGCCGGAGCTCGCCGGGCTCTGGGAGCTGCCGGGCGGGCGGGTCGAGGCGGGCGAGTCGGAGGCCGACGCGGTGGTGCGGGAGTGCCGGGAGGAGCTCGGGACCGACGTCGTCGTCGACGCCCGGCTGGGCACCGACCTGCGCATCGACGCGGGCGTGCTGCGCGTCCACGCCGCCCACCTCGCCGACGGGGCGCCCGGGCCGCGGGCGCTGGAGCACTCGGGGCTGCGCTGGGTGACGGCCGCGGAGGTGCCGGGCGTGGACTGGGTGCCGGCCGACCGGGCGGTCGTCGCGGACCTGGTGGACCTGCTGCGCCCGTGA
- a CDS encoding sensor histidine kinase: MRTWWAARGLRFRITVVVGGVALVALLALSRLGVGLLYSTLLGAADEELRTDAAAVVTRLEAGEAPASVRAPTLRIVDTAGDPVDGGRALPLDAREIRTLAAGDGVVVGDFDELRRYLAAPAVLPDGSTRLVVAVGDIVGGAVLLARAAGAFVLGALFVAGVVAVASWAATRAALRPVERLRAAASVLPAGERLPVPPARDELRALAEEMNRLLARRDDAVARLQAFTGDAAHELRSPVAAIRAQAEVAVAHPDPELADETLRAVAVEAERLSVLLADLLALARADAGRRPDPRPVDLVAAARAAVARAGTAPPAIDLVAPAPARAAAGPAEVDLVLDNLVANARRHARSVVRIGVLPAGRWVRLVVEDDGPGIPAADRERVFDRFVRLDPEAGGGAGLGLALVAALVTGRGGQVVAGEASGGGARLEARWPAAAP; the protein is encoded by the coding sequence GTGAGGACCTGGTGGGCCGCCCGGGGCCTGCGGTTCCGGATCACCGTCGTCGTCGGTGGGGTGGCGCTGGTGGCGCTGCTCGCGCTGAGCCGCCTCGGGGTCGGGCTGCTGTACTCGACGCTGCTCGGTGCGGCCGACGAGGAGCTGCGCACCGACGCCGCGGCCGTCGTGACGCGGCTGGAGGCGGGCGAGGCGCCCGCGTCGGTGCGCGCCCCGACGCTGCGGATCGTCGACACCGCGGGGGATCCCGTCGACGGCGGGCGCGCGCTGCCGCTGGACGCGCGCGAGATCCGCACGCTCGCCGCGGGCGACGGGGTCGTCGTCGGTGACTTCGACGAGCTGCGCCGCTACCTCGCGGCCCCCGCCGTGCTGCCCGACGGGTCGACGCGGCTCGTCGTCGCGGTCGGCGACATCGTCGGCGGGGCGGTGCTGCTCGCGCGCGCGGCCGGGGCGTTCGTGCTCGGGGCGCTGTTCGTCGCGGGGGTCGTCGCGGTGGCGTCCTGGGCGGCGACCCGGGCCGCGCTGCGCCCGGTGGAGCGGCTGCGCGCGGCGGCGTCGGTGCTGCCGGCGGGGGAGCGGCTGCCGGTGCCGCCCGCCCGCGACGAGCTGCGCGCGCTGGCCGAGGAGATGAACCGCCTGCTCGCCCGCCGCGACGACGCCGTGGCCCGGCTGCAGGCGTTCACCGGCGACGCCGCGCACGAGCTCCGCTCCCCGGTGGCCGCCATCCGCGCGCAGGCGGAGGTCGCCGTCGCGCACCCCGACCCGGAGCTGGCCGACGAGACGCTGCGCGCCGTCGCGGTGGAGGCCGAGCGGCTGTCCGTGCTGCTCGCGGACCTGCTCGCCCTCGCCCGCGCCGACGCGGGCCGTCGCCCGGACCCCCGCCCCGTCGACCTGGTCGCGGCCGCCCGTGCCGCGGTCGCCCGCGCCGGGACCGCCCCTCCCGCGATCGACCTGGTCGCCCCGGCTCCCGCCCGCGCCGCGGCCGGGCCCGCCGAGGTGGACCTGGTGCTCGACAACCTCGTCGCCAACGCCCGGCGCCACGCCCGCTCCGTCGTGCGGATCGGGGTGCTGCCGGCCGGGCGCTGGGTGCGGCTGGTGGTGGAGGACGACGGCCCCGGGATCCCGGCCGCCGACCGCGAACGGGTCTTCGACCGCTTCGTCCGCCTGGATCCGGAGGCCGGCGGCGGGGCGGGCCTGGGCCTGGCCCTGGTCGCGGCGCTGGTGACCGGGCGGGGCGGGCAGGTGGTGGCCGGGGAGGCGTCGGGCGGCGGGGCGCGCCTGGAGGCGCGCTGGCCGGCCGCCGCCCCCTGA
- a CDS encoding response regulator transcription factor → MARVLVVDDEPGIRTAMTRGLTAEGMEVVARGDGNAALEAALTGSFDAIVLDIILPGLSGYRVLEQLRSAGVDTPVLLVSAKDGEWDQADGLDLGADGYLVKPFAFVVLVAQLKAILRRRDAALGRVGQRVRLGSLVVDPVARAVSWDGEPVELSPREFALLHALASRPDTAVAKDDLLRIVWGDEGAASRNVVEVYVGYLRRKLDAVGAGQVLRTVRGFGYLVSSS, encoded by the coding sequence ATGGCGCGCGTGCTGGTGGTCGACGACGAACCCGGCATCCGCACGGCCATGACCAGGGGCCTCACCGCCGAGGGCATGGAGGTCGTCGCGCGCGGCGACGGCAACGCGGCCCTGGAGGCCGCGCTCACCGGCAGCTTCGACGCGATCGTCCTCGACATCATCCTCCCGGGCCTGTCCGGCTACCGCGTCCTCGAGCAGCTGCGCTCGGCGGGCGTCGACACCCCGGTGCTGCTCGTCTCGGCCAAGGACGGCGAGTGGGACCAGGCCGACGGCCTCGACCTCGGCGCCGACGGCTACCTCGTCAAGCCGTTCGCGTTCGTCGTGCTCGTGGCGCAGCTCAAGGCGATCCTGCGCCGCCGCGACGCCGCGCTCGGGCGGGTCGGGCAGCGGGTGCGGCTGGGGTCGCTCGTCGTCGACCCGGTGGCGCGCGCCGTCAGCTGGGACGGCGAGCCGGTGGAGCTCTCGCCGCGCGAGTTCGCGCTGCTGCACGCGCTGGCCAGCCGCCCCGACACCGCCGTCGCCAAGGACGACCTGCTGCGCATCGTGTGGGGCGACGAGGGCGCCGCGAGCCGCAACGTCGTCGAGGTCTACGTCGGCTACCTGCGCCGCAAGCTCGACGCCGTCGGTGCCGGCCAGGTGCTGCGGACGGTGCGCGGCTTCGGGTACCTCGTCTCGTCGTCGTGA